Proteins from a genomic interval of Crassostrea angulata isolate pt1a10 chromosome 7, ASM2561291v2, whole genome shotgun sequence:
- the LOC128191577 gene encoding uncharacterized protein LOC128191577 — translation MNMYLGFYVLCSCCIVCISIASCQNNISQLSIFLDEACEPQFEKLTNASSCYYISRDLVGGDEAFARCINIGGYLANFETLEEAMLMKQKLMEMNSGLHFFVGGRNINRRQPGGDWRWIKNAAMTKMTYFAFGGGEPDGIDSQPQDACF, via the exons ATGAACATGTATCTCGGGTTCTACGTTCTCTGCTCCTGTTGTATCGTTTGCATCTCAATTGCAAGTTGCCAAAACAA CATTTCCcaattatcaatatttctagATGAAGCCTGTGAACCTCAATTCgaaaaattgacaaatgccAGTAGTTGTTACTACATCAGCAGAGATCTAGTAGGGGGAGACGAGGCGTTT GCACGTTGTATCAACATCGGCGGTTACCTCGCCAACTTTGAGACATTGGAAGAGGCCATGCTgatgaaacaaaaactaatgGAAATGAATTCAG GTCTCCACTTCTTTGTTGGTGGAAGAAATATCAACAGGAGACAACCAGGTGGAGATTGGAGGTGGATAAAAAACGCAGCTATGACCAAAATGACGTATTTTGCTTTTGGCGGTGGCGAACCCGATGGAATTGACAGCCAGCCACAAGATGCATGTTTTTAA
- the LOC128155714 gene encoding uncharacterized protein LOC128155714: MHLGYYVFCLCCVVCFSDCSDNQNTNKACKPPFRRFANSCYYISRDQVWGDEAFARCINIGGYLANFETLEEAMLMKQKLKKMNSGLHFFVGGRNINRRKAGGDWRWIKNGTMTKMTYFAFGNNEPDGIESNKQDCMIRCFDKACKPPFHRFANSCYYISRDQVWGDEAFARCINIGGYLANFETLEEAMLMKQKLKKMNSGLHFFVGGRNINKRKPGGDWRWIKKGTMTKMSYFAFGNSEPNGSDRSAEDCMFFYAAEYYRFHDVYCDNYNGGYICEK; encoded by the exons ATGCATCTTGGATATTACGTTTTCTGTTTGTGTTGTGTTGTATGCTTTTCAGATTGCTCAGACAACCAAAATACAA ATAAAGCATGTAAACCCCCATTTCGCAGATTTGCAAACAGTTGTTATTACATCAGCAGAGACCAAGTATGGGGAGATGAGGCGTTT GCTCGTTGTATCAACATTGGAGGTTACCTCGCCAACTTTGAGACATTGGAAGAGGCCATGCTGATGAAacaaaagttaaagaaaatgaattcgG GTCTCCACTTCTTTGTTGGAGGAAGAAATATCAACCGGAGAAAAGCAGGAGGGGATTGGAGGTGGATCAAGAACGGAACAATGACCAAAATGACGTATTTCGCATTTGGCAATAACGAACCAGATGGAATTGAGAGTAATAAGCAAGATTGCAT GATTAGGTGTTTTG ATAAAGCATGTAAACCCCCATTCCACAGATTTGCAAACAGTTGTTATTACATCAGCAGAGACCAAGTATGGGGAGATGAGGCGTTT GCTCGTTGTATCAACATTGGAGGTTACCTCGCCAACTTTGAGACATTGGAAGAGGCCATGCTGATGAAacaaaagttaaagaaaatgaattcgG GTCTCCACTTTTTTGTTGGAGGAAGAAATATCAACAAGAGAAAACCAGGAGGGGATTGGAGATGGATAAAAAAGGGAACAATGACAAAAATGTCATATTTCGCATTTGGCAATAGCGAACCCAATGGGAGTGACAGGAGTGCTGAAGATTGCATGTTCTTTTATGCAGCTGAATACTACAGATTTCATGATGTCTATTGTGACAATTACAATGGTGGTTATATTTgcgaaaaataa
- the LOC128155713 gene encoding uncharacterized protein LOC128155713: MATRPKRRRKVQSSSTDIQPSTSTNQAVEDLVRACMSSITPIIETTCRRVIEEKLSTAEIPVPQTIASSDPPPVVPTTDQSTSAEASPTLLQEMTATGTLCSSLSATPILPDLTPSSTATLLTLGVDDKIRSKIHAGEYVKFSSLLPTDFTIPQSDNYKSIDKEGQLLFVKSNDKDPIKSMVKWTEAFHIYVAIVAEKTPTEIGNLMLCAQTIQKFADSCGDHAALLYDEKFRRWRQRDPAACPWHLKNVELYQEAVVLGLDFKLKTKKQPFRAPPKHKYCFSHNNHGTCPKGNACPHPHVCQLCAGKHWRKFCPKFKSSSKYHSNNSTNNSNKSSTTNKGSINFNSNTDL; this comes from the coding sequence ATGGCCACCAGACCCAAAAGGAGAAGGAAGGTGCAATCCTCCTCGACAGACATTCAGCCCTCTACATCTACGAATCAAGCCGTGGAGGACTTAGTAAGAGCGTGCATGAGCTCGATAACTCCAATTATCGAAACGACATGTAGAcgggtcattgaagaaaaacTGTCAACTGCAGAAATTCCAGTGCCTCAGACAATTGCCTCTTCAGACCCACCCCCGGTGGTGCCAACGACAGATCAGTCAACATCTGCAGAAGCAAGTCCAACTCTATTACAAGAAATGACAGCCACAGGTACACTGTGTTCCTCATTATCTGCCACCCCAATTCTACCTGACTTGACCCCTTCCTCAACTGCTACTCTCTTAACATTGGGGGTCGATGATAAGATCCGATCTAAAATTCATGCTGGGGAGTACGTGAAATTTTCATCTCTGTTGCCAACAGACTTTACCATCCCTCAGTCAGACAATTACAAGTCAATCGATAAAGAAGGACAGCTCCTTTTTGTTAAGTCAAATGATAAGGACCCCATTAAGTCCATGGTTAAATGGACTGAAGCTTTCCACATCTATGTTGCAATCGTGGCAGAAAAAACCCCAACTGAAATTGGCAATTTAATGCTATGTGCACAGACTATTCAAAAATTTGCTGATTCTTGCGGGGATCATGCAGCCCTTCTCTATGATGAAAAATTTCGACGTTGGAGGCAACGAGACCCTGCAGCCTGCCCATGGCATCTAAAAAATGTGGAACTGTACCAAGAAGCAGTGGTGTTAGGTCtagatttcaaattaaaaacaaagaaacagcCCTTTCGTGCCCCACCAAAACACAAATACTGCTTCTCTCATAATAACCATGGAACCTGCCCAAAAGGCAATGCTTGCCCCCACCCCCATGTCTGTCAGCTCTGTGCTGGGAAACACTGGCGGAAATTCTGCCCTAAATTCAAAAGTTCCTCAAAATACCATTCAAACAATTCTACCAACAACTCAAACAAATCCTCTACAACTAACAAAGGATCAATCAATTTCAACTCCAATACGGATCTATAG